The Kribbella sp. NBC_00662 nucleotide sequence TCCGCGAACTTGATCCGGATCTTCTGCTTGACCCGGTCGAGCGGTTCGGTGCTCTCGCTGAGCGTGACCCGGTTGATCCGGAGTCCGGCCGTCCAGCTCATGTTCCGCATGAACGCGGACCGGCTGGCCTTCACGCCGAGCTTGGCGGCCCAGCCGCGGATGCCCTTCGCCGGCTTGATCGATCCCTCGATCCCGGCCGAGATCGGCACCGAGCTGCTCCGCCCGATCGTCCGGCTGGAGGCCACCGAGCTGATGCCGAGCGGCACCTGGTTCTCGTTCGTGCTCGTGCCGCGGCCCTCGGACACGAAGGTCCCGGTCTTCTCGTCGTACTCCTGGTCGACGGTCAACCGGTACGGGCGCCACCGCGGCGTACCCGCGAAGCCCTGGTCCTCGAGTACGACGATCAGGCCGCCCTGGCAGGCCTCGTTCATCCCGGCCGCGAGCCGCGCCGCGCTGATCGCCTGTACGACGCGCTCGTAGTTGGCGAGCTGGGACCTGGTCGCGTTGCCCCGCGGACGGTCGTATTCGTCGAGCTCCGGCACCAGGCCCTCTGCCTCGAGCCCCACCAGCGCGTCGTGACAGGCGGCGTCCGCGCCGACGACGTTCTGGACCAGGCCCTGGCCGACGCCGCGGATCTGGTTCGGTCCGCGGCCCATCCACGGCGGCGCCGTCTGCGGACCGGTCGGCGGCTCCGGGTCGTCGCGCAGCAGCACCCGGCCGTCCTGGTCGGTCCGGATCGCATCGTGTTCGTCCCGCCGGACCGCCTTCGCGTCCGCGCGGCCGCCGGCCCGGAGCAGGTCGTTCTCGGCGACCCGCATGTGCGCCGTACAGGGGCTGTCGACGACGATCGGCGGCCTGCTGTCGCCGACGCGGCGCAGCGTCGCGACGGTCCGGAGCGGGACCTTGACGCCCTGGGTCCCCATGAAGCGGTGGACGACGGGCGAGATCGTCGTGTTGCTGATGTTCTGGCCGCCCTGCCGGGACACGTTCCGCCCGGCCGACACGGTCGGTGAGAGGTTCACGCCGGAGCCGGCGACGTTGTTCAGCGCGGTCGCAGCGCTCACCGGGTGGGCGGCGTCCGGTACGCCGGGGAACGACAGCGATCCGGTGCCGGTCAGCGAAGCGCCGTACGTCTGGCTCGCGTTGCCGCCGAGGAAGCCGACCGGGACCTTCTCCATGCCCATCTCGGAGCTGAACTCGCCGACCAGTTCGGCCGCGCTCCAGTCGGGCGTGATCTCCCAGGTGAGCTCGTACTCGTGGTCGTCGGCCGCCCGGAAGCTCCGGGTGATGCCGCCCGGCCGGCTCATGTCGTGGATCAGCCGTGGAGTGTCCGCGACGATCAGGCCGGAGATGTGGCTGGCGGTGACCTCGTCCAGGTCGCCGTACCGGTCGTGTGCCTGTCGGATGACGTCGGTCGCGACGCCGCGCAGACCGTCGATGTTGTCGATGGTGTAGCGCGGGAATTCGCCGGTGACATCTTGGGCGTGGCCGAGCTCCGCGAGGGTGACGGTCTCGGACGCCGCCTTCACGGTGTACGGACTGGCCACCCAGGTCTGCTGGGGGCCGACGTCGATGCTCCGGACCGGGGACCAGGGCTCGAGCGGGGAGTTGCGTACCTCCACCTCGAGTACGCCGTCCCACTCCATCAGCAGCGACTCACCGCGGTGGAGGCTCACCCAGCCGAGCATGTGGTAGCCGGTCTCGCCGGCGTTGTCGGCGAGGGTGTGGCCGTGGGTCGACTCGAGCTTCGGCGAGGTCAGCTGGGCGGCCGCGTGCAACGGCGTACCCGGCGCGGCCAGCGCGAGGATCGGCTGCAGGTTCAGTCCGACGGTGGTGCTGCCGGAGTGTGTGTCCGTCGTGCCGGCGCTGATACCGCCTTCGCCGAGCGTGCCGGACATCTGTTCGGCCATCTCGAAGTCGCGGCGGGTGATCTCCCGGATGTTGCGCGCCCGCATCCGCACCCGGACCTCGGGCATGTCCGTGACGCTGCTGTCCCCGTCACCGGGGACGGGGAACACCATGCCGTCCTGCGAGAGCAGCAGGCGGTACTCCGCACTCTGCAACGGCAGCGGCCCGGTCTGGGGAAGCTGGCGTGAGGCGCCGTTCGCGGCCAGTTCCTCGTTGATCACGTCGACGGGCAGATCGACAGGTACACCCTCGGGTGTGCCGGTCATCAGCACTTCCGCGACCGGCATCGCCGCGTTGTAACTCTGCTCGTACTTCGTTACCTGGCTGCGCGCAGCGTCGGCCAGCGCCAGGAGCTGCGCCTGTGACCCGCCCTGGTCGATTCCGTCCAGGAGCGTCCGGTACGCCGCTACGGCCCGATGCGCCTCGGCCGCGGCGACGCCGTACGCGGCGCTGATCTCGGTGTGCCGGGCGGCCTTGTTGTCGGCTGCCGTGGCCGTGAGCCGCAGCATCCGGGCACGTTCGGCGGCGCCGAGATCTAGGTCCTGCTCCTCGGCGTCGGCCTTGAGTTTGGTCTCCTCGGCCAGCTCCGTCGCGGCATGCGCGGTCTCCGCCTTGGTGGCCGACTGCGACTCGAGCTCGCCTGCTGCCGCTTCGAGCGACTGGATCTGGGCGAGGACCTCCTCGCGGAGGTGCGCGACCGAGTGCGGCCCGGGCCGCTGGTTGGCCCGGGCGGCGGCGAGTCCGAACGCCGTAGCGTCGGGGCTGGCGATCGCCTCGGCGGACCAGGGGAGGACCGGCTCGATACCGCCGTGACGGCGGATCGTCCGGGCCAGGCCGTTGAGGTCGCGCTCGAGGTCCGACAGGCTGCGCGGGCCGCTGGGAGTGCCGTTCGCCAGCGTCTCGGCGCGGGCCCGCTGCCAGTCCCGGACCATGACCTGGTACGCCGCATGGTCCGCGTGGAGGCGGCGATCGCGCCGCTCGTGGCCGAAGACCGACTTCAGCCGGCCGAGTACGCCGCGCGGCCGGGCCGCCTGCGCGGCCGCGATCTCCTGTGTCATCAGGGAAAGCTGGTGGGTCCACACGTGACGCAACTGCTCGTCGGCGAGCCGCGGCGAGATCCGCAGGACGTGCGGGTCTTCCGCCGTACCGGACCGGATGATGCCCTGGGCCATCGCGCCGAGCGTGGTCTTCCCGATCTCGACCCGGACGTGCTGCGGTACGTCGGTGACCGTCGTCCGCAGGATCGCCTGCTGCGTCTGCAGGTCGACGGCCGGCTGGTCGACCCCGGATGCGGCAAGGTCGACCTGGTTCATGGCGGCAAGAGCCGTCAGCGCGCCGGACCCGGTCAGGTCGGTCTGGCCACTCGGTCGTCCGCCGGCACCGGTCACCAGGCCCGTGCCGTGAACTTGCGAGGTCCAGACCCGCCGACCTTCGGCACGTCTGTGGTTGTTGCCGACCGGAGCACGATGCCGCCGGCCGGCTTGATGGCTCGGTGGCCCGTTCACCGGCCCGTTCACACCGACGACGAGAGCGTCCCGGCTGATCGTCGCCGAGGCCGACACGATCGTCGACAGTGCGACGGGTCGCGTCGATCCGGGCAGGCGGTCCAGCCGGGCGGCGGCCTCCGGGTCATCGGGGGCGGCACTGCTGAGCGCGTATCTGAGCAACGCCTCAGCCTCGGCACGGCGGGACTGGTCCAGCCCCGGGCCGCGCAGGTACTGATCGAGTGCCCTGACCGCGCCACGGGCCGGCAGTTGACCGCGGACCCGGGCCACCTCGGCCCCGAGCACGCAGATGGCCTCGGCCAGCAAACGGTCGTCGGCCGCACGGTCCGCGGCCCGGCGAGCCAGTTGCTCCTCCAGGGCCTGCATGACGTGCGCCGGAACCATGTCGTCGCGACCGGTCAGCCAGACCCTGCCGTTACGCAGCGGAACGGCGGACGGGTGAAGGATCCCGAGCGCGGTTCCTACTGCCCACCGGGCGCGAGTCGTCGGATCGGCGGCGGACGAGATGGGTGTGGTCAGCCGACTCACCCCCTCCCGTTGGGTGTCCCAGTGCTCACCAGTTGTCACTAGGACGTCCTAGTTCCGGAATCTAGCAAACAATCGGTTACTCGCCAGCAACTCGAATTACCCGAACTGTTAACGATTTACGCCGGACGGCCAACCTAGGATCACCTCTATGGTCGAGCGGTTGGGTACGTCCCAGTGGAGTGTCTCCGAGGCGCGGAGCATGGTCGCCCGGCTGCGGCACGTCGCCGGCGACGGCCCGGAGTACGACGGGATCGAGCTGTTCACGGCACTGTGCGAGTACCTCGATCAGCTGCACGGGAAGGCCGGCTTCGACTACGCCTACACCGGCCCCGAGCGGCAGGCGCTGGCCGACGCGGTCCGGGACGTCCGCGGACCCAGCGGCGTAGGTGATCCGGAGAGCGACCGGCTGGTCCAGCCGGTGAACGCGGCGGTCACGCTGGTCGAGGGGCGGGAGCTGACGACCTGGCTGGAGGAGCGGAGCGGGTGGCAGCAGGACCTCGGCAAGGCGCTGCGCGCGCTGTACACCTATCTAGACCAATTGTACGGCGGTCCGGGTGCCTTCAACGAGCTGCTGACAACGTTCGAACGCAGGCGGGTCGCAGCGCGGTAACGGCACCGGCCTGCTGGCACGAGTGGTACCTCGCTGCCATTACGGTAGGCGCGTGAGTCTCTCGTCCTCCACGCGAACCCCTTCCCAAGGCGCCCGGTCCGCGGGCCGACCGGCGGGTGGTGGTCCGAACCGCCTCCCGAGCAGCCGGGAGCGGCGTCCGGCCCTGGCCGCGCTCGCGGTGATCCTGATCCTGCTCGGTGCCGCCGGTTCCGCGCTGATCGCGCTGAACAGCGGCAACCGGTCCGACTTCGTGGCGATCTCCGCCGACAGCCTCCCGCCCGGGCACAAGCTCGAGGCCAAGGACCTGTCCCGCGGCGACCTGGCCGGCGCGACCGGTGGTCTGATCCCGTGGTCGGAGGCAAGCAAGTACCTCGGCCGCTACACCACCACGTGGCTGTACAAGGACCAGTTCGTCACGCCCGAGAACTTCACCAAGGACGGGCAGCAGCCGATCCCGGCCGGCGCCGCCCTCGTCGGTATCAGCCTCGAAGCCGGCCGCGCGCCGTCGGACGGGCTCAGCGTCGGTGACGTCGTCTCGATCACCCGCGTCCCCACGGCCAACCAGGACGGCGCGACACCGATCACGCTGGTCAAGGCAGCCACGGTGACTTCCAGCGCGGGTGCCATCACGGACTCGAAGACCAGCGCGAACAGCACGCTGAACGTGACCGTGCTGGTCCCGGCCGACCAGATCACCACGGTCGGCGCGGCCGCGGCGTCCAAGTCGCTGATGGTGGCGAAGCTGGCGCCGGGGACCAAGACGGACGTGGAGCGCAACGGCGGGGCCAACTGATGGCACTGGTGGCATTCGCGAGCGCGAAGGGTTCACCCGGCGTCACCACCGCGAGTCTGGTCATCGGTGCGCTCTGGCCGCGGCAGGTGCTGCTGGCCGAGTGCGACCCGGCCGGCAGCGACGTGGCGATCCGGATGACCGGACCGGGCGGTTCGGCGCTCAACTCCGACCGCGGCCTGGTCAGCCTGGCCGCTGCCAGCCGGAAGGGCCTGGGCGACGAGGTGATCCTCGCGCACAGCCAGCAGCTCGACGGCGGTCTCGACGTACTGCTCGGTGTGCGTTCGCCGGAGCAGGTCGGTGGCATGGGCGGTCTGTGGCATCCGCTGGGCATCTCGTTCAACCAGATGCAGCACAGCGACGTACTGGCCGACTGCGGGCGCATCGGCGCGTCGTCACCGCAGCTGCCGGTCATCCAGTCCGCGCGTCTCGTCGTGATGGTGTGTACGGCGACCGGTTCGTCGGTGGCGCACCTGCGCGAGCGGCTGTCCACCCTGGTGCACCACGTCGACGCACAGCTCGGCGTGGTCGTCGTGGCCGACCCGAAGCGGCGTGACGGCGTCAAGCAGGTCTGGACCGTGCTGGACGCAATGTCCGTACCGGTACGGCATCGCTGGCACCTTGCGTACGACCCGGCCGGTGCGGCGTTCTTCGACGGACGTGGCCACGGGCGGCTCGACAAGACCCCGCTGATCCGGTCCGCGACCGACATCACCGCGGAGATGGCGTCGCTGGTCTCGGCGCCGCCTCCGCAGGACTTCGACATGGCAAACGCGGCGTTCCCGCCGGGTGACTATCGATGAGCGCTGACCAGGAGCTGGTCCGCAAGCTGCGCGTGCAGGTTGCCGAGCGGCTGAACGAGCAGCGTCGCCGCGATCAGGTGAACGGCGTACCTCCGATGAGTGCGGAGGACGAGCGGGAGTACGCGCGGTCCCTGATCGTGCAGGTGCTCGAGGACCACGCGCGGTACGAGCTGGCCGAGGGACGTACGCCGCCGACCCCGGACGACGACGCGCAGATCGCCGGCGCGATCCACTCGGCGCTGTTCGGTGTCGGCCGGCTGCAGCCGCTGATCGACGACCCCGAGGTCGAGAACATCGACATCAACGGCTGCGACCAGGTCTTCGTGCAGTACGGCGACGGCCGCGAGGAGACGCCCGGTCCGGTGGCCGAGAGCGACGAGGAACTGGTCGAGCTGATCCAGGTGCTCGCCGCGCACGCGGGTCTGACCAGCCGCCCGTTCGACTCCGCCAACCCGCAGCTCGACCTGCGGCTGCCCGACGGCTCCCGGTTGTCGGCGGTGATGGGTGTGACATCGCGGCCGGCGGTGTCGATCCGGCGGGCGCGGCTCGGCAAGGTGTTCCTGCGCGACCTGGTGCAGAACGGGACGATGACCGACGACATCGGCTCGTTCCTGCGGGCCGCGGTCGCGGCGCGGAAGAACATCATGATCGCGGGCGCGACGAACTCGGGTAAGACCACGCTGCTGCGCGCGCTGGCCAACGAGATCCAGCCGCACGAGCGGCTGATCACGGTCGAGCGCTCGCTCGAGCTCGGCCTGGGGGAGTTCAAGGACCTGCACCCGAACGTGGTCGCGTTCGAGGAACGGCTGCCGAACTCCGAAGGCGTCGGCGAGGTCACGATGGCCGACCTGGTCCGCCGCTCGCTGCGGATGAACCCTTCGCGCGTCATCGTGGGTGAGGTGCTGGGCGACGAGATCGTGACGATGCTGAACGCGATGAGCCAGGGTAACGACGGCTCGCTGTCGACGATCCACTCGAACAGCTCGATGGAGGTGTTCAACCGGATCAGCACCTACGCGATCCAGGCGATGGAGCGGCTGCCGATGGACGCCACCCAGATGCTGATCGCCGGTGCGCTCGACTTCGTCGTGTTCGTCCGCAAGCACAACGACTACACGCGCGGCGGCGGCCTCAGCCGGTACGTCGAGAGCATCCGCGAGGTGACCGGCTGGGACGGCCGGGTGCTGTCCGGCGAGGTGTTCGCCCCCGGGCCGGACGGACGTGCGGCAGCGCACGCGCCGATCGCCTGCATGGACGAGCTCGAGCACTTCGGGTACCAACCCCTGGTCCACGGAACGTGGGCGTGACGCGATGAACGACAGGACCCTGGGTGCGCTGCTGTGCGGGGCGGTGGTCGGCGGCGCGGTGCTGCTGCTGATCGTCGCGATCCGCGGGACCGAGCCGAAGGACGAGACGCCGTCGTTGTTCCGCAACCGCGGCGCCGACCACCGCAGGAACCTGATCCGCCTCGGCGCCGGCATCGCCGTCGGCCTGGTGGTGCTGGTGGTGACCCGCTGGCTGGTGCTCGCCATCGCGCTCGGTCTGCTGGCCGGGATGGCGGACCGCTTCTTCGGCGGCACCGGTGAGGAACGCCGCGCGATCGACCGGCTGGACGCCCTGGCCACCTGGACCGAGGCGCTGCGCGACACGATCGCCGGCGCGGTCGGTCTGGAGCAGGCGATCCCCGCGACCGCGGTGAACGCCGCACCGGCCATCAAGCCCAGCCTGAACCTGCTCGTCGACCGGCTGCGCATCCGCGAACCGTTGCCCTCGGCACTCATGCGCTTCGCCGACGACCTGAACGACCCGTCGGCAGACCTGATCGTCGCCGCCCTGGTGCTGAACGCCCGGCTGCGCGGACCCGGTCTGCGCGAGGTGCTGAGCGCGCTGGCCGACTCGGCCCGCGAGGAGCTCGACGTACGGCGGAAGGTCGCGGCCGAACGGCGATCGACCCGCCGCAGCGTGCAGGTGGTCGTCGCGATCACGCTGATCATGGCGGCCGGTCTGATCCTGTTCAACCCGACGTACATGGCGCCGTACCGCAGCTTCATCGGGCAGGTCGTGCTGACGCTGGTGATCGGGCTGTACGCGCTCGGCCTGCTGTGGCTGCGGCGACTGGCGAAGATCGAGGTGCCGGAGCGGTTCCTGATCGGCATGACCACCGACGGCCGGCTCAACCGGCCGGGTGACGACCGGATGGAAACGGTGAGCGGATGACCTGGGCCTTCATCACCGGCGGCCTGGCCGGCCTCGGCGTGTACGTCGCGATCCGGATCTTCATCAAGCCGCGGACCAACGTGCTGTCGACGATCGCGCGGATCGACGCCGGCCGCGGCGGGTACACCAGTGGCGCGACGGCCAGCGCGGCCGGCGAGCGGGTGCTCGGCGGTGTCGACCGGGCCCGCGAGACGCTGGGCCGGCGGCTCGAGGCCGAGGCGAACGCGCGCGGCTGGGCGTTCGGCAAGCTCCGCCGCGACCTCGCGGTGATGAACCAGCCGTTCGCCGCGATGCTTGCCACCAAGGTGTTCTTCGCGCTCGGCGCGTTGATCCTGATCCCGATCGTGTTGTTCCTGTTCTCCGCGATCGGGTTCGCCGCCCCGGGTGCGGCGCCGGCGATCGTGACGCTGGCGTTCATGGTGCTGGCGTTCTTCCTGCCCGACCTGGCGTTGCGGCAGGAGGCGGAGAAACGGCGGCGCGACTTCCGGCACGTGGTCGGCAGCTTCCTCGACCTGGTCGCGATGAACCTGGCCGGCGGCCGCGGTCTGCCCGAGGCACTGATGACCGCGTCCACGATCGGCGAGCACTGGGCGATGGCCCGGATCCGGCAGGCGCTCGCGAACGCGCGACTGATCGGGATCACGCCATGGGACGCGATGGCACGGCTCGGCGAGGACCTCGGCGTCGAGGAACTGCGCGACCTCGCGTCGGCGCTCGCACTGGCCGGCGACGAGGGCGCGAAGATCCGCTCGTCGCTGCTCGCGCGGGCGGCATCGCTGCGACGTAAGGAACTCGCGGACGTGGAAGGCAAGGCGGGTGAGCGCTCTCAGTCGATGCTGGTTGCGCAGCTGGTCATGATCTCGGCATTCTTCCTTTTCCTGGCGTTCCCGGCCGGCGTGGCCATCCTCGGAAGTTAGGGAAAACAGTGACTGGGGCACGGGATCCACGGGGCGGCGTCGCCCGTCGTACAGGGCATACTGAGGCCTGCTTCGGCCTCACGATCTGGAAGGCAATCGGATGACCTCGGAGTTGATGTTCTGGCGGACCATGGCCCGCTACGCGCTGGCACGGGCGCAGGCCCAGCGGGCCCGGGCGCGGCAGGGGCACACCGAGTTGGGCGCGTCCGCACTCGAGTGGGCGATCATCTCGGGCATCCTGGTCGTCGCCGCACTGGCGATCGGCGTGGTGGTGAAGCGCGTGATCAGCAAGCACACCGCCGATATCGACACCGGCAGCTGACGGTCGCAGCGATGCGGTCGGGGTGGAAGAGGTTTCGACGCAGACGGTCGGAGCGAGGGGTCAGCACGCTCGAGCTGGCCATCCTCGCGCCGGCGATCCTGACGCTGATCTTCCTGTCCATCCAGACGGCCTTGTGGCTGTACGGGCGTTCCGTCGCGCTGAACGCCGCGGAGGAGGGCGTGTCCCGGCTCCGGCTGGTGCAGCCGACCGTCTACACCACCGCGGTGGGGGAGAAGGTCCGGTCGGACATCCAGTCGTACGCGACGCAGCTCGGCGGTACGACGTTGCAGCACGCCGACGTGCCGTTCCCGGCGTACAACAACCCGGAAGGCACCGTCTCGTTCACCGTCACCGGGGACACCGTGTCGCTGGTGCCCGGCCTGACGCTGAAGGTGAGCCGGACCGCCACCGGCCAGATCGAACAGTTCGAAGCCGACAAGTGAGTGTGAGGATGAAGCGCAGACTGGGGCAGCGCGGGACGATGGCGCTGGAGATGGTGATCCTCGCGCCGGTGCTGCTCCTGCTGTTCATGTTCCTGCTCGCCTGCGGGCGGTACTTCCAGACCTCCTCACTGCTGGAGAGCGCGGCCCGCGACGGCGCCCGCAGCGCCAGTCAGGCGCGGTCGTTGCCGGAGGCCCAGAGCCGCGTCGACACGGCCGTCAGTACGACGATGAACCAGGCGATCAAGTCCTGCAAGACGACCGCGTCGGGCTCGATCACCACCGGGTTCGTTGCCGGGTCGCCGTTGTCGGTCGAGGTCACCTGCACGATCAACTACCGCGACCTGGGGTTGCTCGGACTCGGCGGCGACACCACGATCACCAAGCGCTTCACCTCGTCCCTCGACCCGTACCGGGGGGTGCGCGGTGACGGCTCCTGAGCGGCACCGGTCGCGGCTCGTCGAGTTCTTCCGGATCGATGCCCCCGGCAACCATCGGCGTTTCTCCCGCGGCGCGCTGAGCCCCGCGGTGGCGATCCTCGCGGTGATGATCTTCACCCTGGCCGGCCTGGTGATCGACGGCGGCCGCCAGTTGGGTGCGCGATCCCGTGCGGTCGGGTATGCCCAGGAGGCGGCCCGCGTCGGCGCGGCCGCGATCCAGCTGAACGTCGCCGAGGCCAAGATCGACACCACCAAGGCGGCCACCGCGATCGCCGGGTTTTGTGCGCAGGTGCGGAACAACGACCCGGCCGTCACCTCGTGCGGTCCGACCACGTTGACCGACAAAGAGGTCGACATCCAGGTCGACATCGCGAACAAGACCACGTTCCTCGGCCTGATCGGCAAGACCTCGCTGAAGGCCAGCGGCACCGGCCAGGCGCACGCCGAACAAGGCATCGAGAAGGCCGACGACAGCCCGACGATCCCGCCGATCGTGGTCAACCCGACCACCGACGGCCCCGGTGCTCCGACGTCCGTCGCCAATCCGCCGACGATCGACCTGCCCTGCCCGACCTGGACCGTCGGCTCGCCGACCCCGATCTGGACGTTGTCGCCGTTCCCGTTCCCCGCCACCTGCTCCCCGAACGTGACACCGCCGCCGGACACCAACTCGTCGCCGCCGCCGTCCGGCGATCCGTCCGGTCCGCCGTCCAGTTCCGGCCCGCCGTCGTCGTCGAAGCCGCCCGGCGGCTAGAGATCAAAGGATTGCCTCTCGTGCGTAGGTTTCCCCTCCCGCCTGCCGTCCTGGCCGGCGTCGTGACCGGCGTTCTGCTGTTGAGTGCCTGCGGCAAGAACTCCACCGACGGCACGCTCCCGGTCCCCGCGGGTGGCTCGGACTCGACCACTTCCTCGGACACCCCGTCCGCTGAGCCGACCGAGCCGTCGAGTGCGCCGACCCAGCCCGCGACGACCGCCAAGCCGACCACGGCACCGAAAGCCCAGATCATCATCAAAGCCGGGAACTTCGCCTCGAACCCCGCCGTCCAAGGCCTCGTGACCAGCTACCCGCTCTACTTCCAGGCGCTGGTGTCGAAGGACGACACGGTCCTCAAGAAGAAGTTCCCGTCGTTCTTCTACTCCGACGTGTCCGAAGGCATCTTCGACGCCCAGCGCAACGGCTGGGTGATGAAGCCGCCGGGCAGCGTGGTCATCGTCGGCGCGAAGCGGACGGCCGACGGCACGGTCGCGGTGCAGACGTGCCGCTCGCAGACCACGCAGTACTGGGACCCGAAGGCGAAGAAGTGGACGGTGGTGACACCGAACGGCTCGCCCGAGGTGATCGAGATGATCCAGACCGGCATCGGCTGGCTCCCGTACCGCCTGGCCACGACGACCGGGGTGAAGTGCACCGGAATCCATTATCCGGCCTAGTCCGGAAGGCGGAATTCGAGGTTGCGAAGAGGTGACGGGGCAGTGGGCAACGGGCATGATGCCCCTGGTCGAAGATAATCTGCCGAAGAGCCGTCGAGTCTGGGGAGTGAGGATGCACAACCGAGTAGGCCGCGGACTGGTGATCCTGGGCGCCGTGCTCGCACTACTCATGGCCGGCCCGGTCTCCGCAGCCTCCGCCGGCGACACCATCCAGACCGGTACGTCGGTCTGCAGCATGTACGTGAACTCGATCGGTTTCGGCGCGTACTGCAGCAACGGTGCGGCGTACATCCCGAACGGCTCCAACAAGCCACCGCCGACTTGGCGGGAGCGCCTGGCCGGCAGGCCGTTCGTCCCGTGCCGCGACTTCGACATCCCGGACGGCATCCGGCTCCCGAAGGCGCCGGACGGCAAGAAGTGGGTGATGCGGATCACGATCACCGACTACAACCTCGACACGTACGACGGCGGCGACAAAGCGCACCTCGAGCGTGCTTATGTCCCGGT carries:
- a CDS encoding CpaF family protein encodes the protein MSADQELVRKLRVQVAERLNEQRRRDQVNGVPPMSAEDEREYARSLIVQVLEDHARYELAEGRTPPTPDDDAQIAGAIHSALFGVGRLQPLIDDPEVENIDINGCDQVFVQYGDGREETPGPVAESDEELVELIQVLAAHAGLTSRPFDSANPQLDLRLPDGSRLSAVMGVTSRPAVSIRRARLGKVFLRDLVQNGTMTDDIGSFLRAAVAARKNIMIAGATNSGKTTLLRALANEIQPHERLITVERSLELGLGEFKDLHPNVVAFEERLPNSEGVGEVTMADLVRRSLRMNPSRVIVGEVLGDEIVTMLNAMSQGNDGSLSTIHSNSSMEVFNRISTYAIQAMERLPMDATQMLIAGALDFVVFVRKHNDYTRGGGLSRYVESIREVTGWDGRVLSGEVFAPGPDGRAAAHAPIACMDELEHFGYQPLVHGTWA
- a CDS encoding type II secretion system F family protein, translated to MNDRTLGALLCGAVVGGAVLLLIVAIRGTEPKDETPSLFRNRGADHRRNLIRLGAGIAVGLVVLVVTRWLVLAIALGLLAGMADRFFGGTGEERRAIDRLDALATWTEALRDTIAGAVGLEQAIPATAVNAAPAIKPSLNLLVDRLRIREPLPSALMRFADDLNDPSADLIVAALVLNARLRGPGLREVLSALADSAREELDVRRKVAAERRSTRRSVQVVVAITLIMAAGLILFNPTYMAPYRSFIGQVVLTLVIGLYALGLLWLRRLAKIEVPERFLIGMTTDGRLNRPGDDRMETVSG
- a CDS encoding type II secretion system F family protein, with amino-acid sequence MTWAFITGGLAGLGVYVAIRIFIKPRTNVLSTIARIDAGRGGYTSGATASAAGERVLGGVDRARETLGRRLEAEANARGWAFGKLRRDLAVMNQPFAAMLATKVFFALGALILIPIVLFLFSAIGFAAPGAAPAIVTLAFMVLAFFLPDLALRQEAEKRRRDFRHVVGSFLDLVAMNLAGGRGLPEALMTASTIGEHWAMARIRQALANARLIGITPWDAMARLGEDLGVEELRDLASALALAGDEGAKIRSSLLARAASLRRKELADVEGKAGERSQSMLVAQLVMISAFFLFLAFPAGVAILGS
- a CDS encoding TadE family protein; its protein translation is MRSGWKRFRRRRSERGVSTLELAILAPAILTLIFLSIQTALWLYGRSVALNAAEEGVSRLRLVQPTVYTTAVGEKVRSDIQSYATQLGGTTLQHADVPFPAYNNPEGTVSFTVTGDTVSLVPGLTLKVSRTATGQIEQFEADK
- a CDS encoding TadE/TadG family type IV pilus assembly protein encodes the protein MKRRLGQRGTMALEMVILAPVLLLLFMFLLACGRYFQTSSLLESAARDGARSASQARSLPEAQSRVDTAVSTTMNQAIKSCKTTASGSITTGFVAGSPLSVEVTCTINYRDLGLLGLGGDTTITKRFTSSLDPYRGVRGDGS
- a CDS encoding TadE/TadG family type IV pilus assembly protein yields the protein MTAPERHRSRLVEFFRIDAPGNHRRFSRGALSPAVAILAVMIFTLAGLVIDGGRQLGARSRAVGYAQEAARVGAAAIQLNVAEAKIDTTKAATAIAGFCAQVRNNDPAVTSCGPTTLTDKEVDIQVDIANKTTFLGLIGKTSLKASGTGQAHAEQGIEKADDSPTIPPIVVNPTTDGPGAPTSVANPPTIDLPCPTWTVGSPTPIWTLSPFPFPATCSPNVTPPPDTNSSPPPSGDPSGPPSSSGPPSSSKPPGG